From the Actinomycetota bacterium genome, the window CCGCGGGTCGTCGATGACCAGGTCGGGCGGCCCGTTCCAGCGCGAGAGCAGCGAGATGCCCTGGGAGATCGCCGTGGCCAGCGTGTACGGCTTGAACGAGCTCCCGGCCTGCCGGCGGGCCTGCGTGGCCAGGTTGAACTTCACCTTGTCGTGGCTCCGGCCGCCCACCATGGCCAGGACCTCACCGGTGTGCGGGTCCATCGCCACCAGTGCCGCGCTGGGGTCGCCGGGGGTGGAGAGGTGGGAGTCCACGGCCATCCGGGCCAGGCGCTGGAGGTGCACGTCCAGGGTGGTGTGGACCTGGAGCCCGCCCCCGAACGTCTCAGCCGTGCCGAACCGGTGTTCCAGGGTCTTGGTGACGTAGCTGAGGAAGTACTGGCCCGGGACCGGGGCGCCGACCGACGGGGAGGTGTGCACGGGGCGGGCCTTCAGGTTCGCCGCCTTCCGCGGCCCCAGGTACTTCAGGGTCACCATGCGGTCGAGCACCCAGTTCCGCCGGTCCATGGCGCGCGACGGGCTGGCGATCGGGTCGAACAGGGCCGGAGCCGCGATGAGTGCCGCCAGCGTGGCCGACTGGAGCACGTTCAGCTGCGACGCGTTCTTCCCGAAGTAGGCCAGGGCCGCCGCCTGGATCCCGTAGGCGCCGTGGCCGAAGTAGACCTCGTTCAGGTACTTGGCCAGGATGGCGTTCTTCGAATACCGGCGGCTGAGCTTCTGCGCGATGATCGCTTCCCGGACCTTCCGAACCAGCGTGCGCTCGTCCCCGGTGTAGACGTCCTTGACGTACTGCTGGGTGATGGTGGAACCGCCCTGGAGCACCTGGTGGTTGACGATGTTCACCCACGCGGCCCGCACGATCGCGGGGATGCTCACGCCCTCCTCCTGGTAGAAGTTCTCGTCCTCCGCCGCGATGACGGCCCGACGCATGGACTTCGGGATCTCCTTCAGCGGAATCGGAACCCGGTTGACCGCACCGTGGAGCGTGGTCAGGAGGTTCCCGTCGCGGTCGTACACGAAGGTGGTCCGCGGAAGGGACGGCGTCTTCGGGATGGCGGTGTGCTGGTAGACCTCCACGGCCTGATGCGCCCCCACGCCGACGGCCAGCAGGGCCGGCGCGAGCAGCAGCGCCACCAGCCCCGCCACCACCGCCAGGGCTACCAGCCCAACCACCACGGCACGAGCGCGATGCCCGAGCGCGGTTCTCGGGCGCGCCACATCGTCGCGGGCCACGAGTTCCGGAGAGACGCCAACTCGCATTGGGTCCAACAGACATACCCCGGCCCGCCGCCTTCCAATGCCCGCGCAGGTGAAGAAACGGTGAAAGGAGGCCCGGAATCTTGCGCTTGGGCCCGATGAGAGCCCGTGGTTCACTCTCGGCTGACGGACTTCCCTCCGGAGGTGGGCGCGTTGATGGATCACGATGAGTCCCTCGTTCAGGTATTCACGACCCTCGCCACCAGGGACGACGCCCTGGAACTGGCCCGTTCTGCCGTCGAGGCGCGGGCTGCGGCGTGCGTCCAGGTGGTGGGGCCGATCGCGAGCGTCTACCGATGGGAAGGGACCGTGCAGGAAGACTCCGAGTTCCTGTGCCTGCTCAAGGCACCCGGATCACGGCTCGAGCCGCTGCTCCAGTTCGTCCGGGACCACCACCCTTACGACACCCCCGAGATCACTGCGGTGCCCAGCGCCGCGGTCGACGACCGCTACCTCGCCTGGGCCGTGGCCGAGACGTCGGCATGAGCGGCTCGCGCTTGCTTCAGACCAGCCCTAAAGCGAGCATCTCAGGAGAGTGAGCCCGGCAGACCTGGGAACCCCTTATGCGGGGCCAGCGGAGAGGGTCCGGATGCGCATCGTGACTTGGAACATGAACCAGCAGGGCCGCGACGCCTGGGCCTTTCTTCTGGGCGCGCTCGATCCGGACGTCGCTCTGGTCCAGGAAGCAATCATCCCCGAGGACGTCGTCGATCGATACCACGTCCTGTTTCAGGAAGCCTGGCCGAGGAGACCATGGGGTTCAGCCATCCTCGTCCGCAAGCGGGTTGGGAACGCCGACGCTGTGGCCGGGAGCGTCTGGAAGGATCGATCTCGGGGGGCCGTGGTGCTGGCGGGGTTCTCGGTTCCACTCCTGGGTCCAGAGCCCATTGCGATTGCGAGTGTTCACGCTCGCTTGATGAGGGACCCCTTGACCTCACGGCGACGTGTGATACCGGCCTTGCGTGAAACCTTCGTCGAGATTCTGCACCGCCGAGGCGGCCGGTTCATGTGGGCGGGGACCTCAACACGGCACGGGCAGCCGATCACGCATTTCCCGGGTACGGGCATGGCGACTTCTGGAGGGACCTGGAGGACAGCTGGGCGTTCCACGAACCACTCCCCTTCGGGGGAGCGGAGGAGCGGCAGTCCTACTGGGGAAGGTGGCGCCAGAACAAACGGCCGACGATAGGAAACAGCCTCCAAGACGACCACATCCTGTTGGATTCGACGACCTTCGGATACGTGAAGGGGTGTCTCGTGTGGGATACGCAGGTGGTTCGGGCGCTCAGCGATCACGGTCCCGTCGTGGTGGATCTCGTTCTTGCCAGCGAAGCTGGATGATCTCC encodes:
- a CDS encoding transglycosylase domain-containing protein, translating into MVGLVALAVVAGLVALLLAPALLAVGVGAHQAVEVYQHTAIPKTPSLPRTTFVYDRDGNLLTTLHGAVNRVPIPLKEIPKSMRRAVIAAEDENFYQEEGVSIPAIVRAAWVNIVNHQVLQGGSTITQQYVKDVYTGDERTLVRKVREAIIAQKLSRRYSKNAILAKYLNEVYFGHGAYGIQAAALAYFGKNASQLNVLQSATLAALIAAPALFDPIASPSRAMDRRNWVLDRMVTLKYLGPRKAANLKARPVHTSPSVGAPVPGQYFLSYVTKTLEHRFGTAETFGGGLQVHTTLDVHLQRLARMAVDSHLSTPGDPSAALVAMDPHTGEVLAMVGGRSHDKVKFNLATQARRQAGSSFKPYTLATAISQGISLLSRWNGPPDLVIDDPRCQTTDPKTGVTGPWDVHNFADESAGTMTLLDATANSVNTIFSQVVLDVGPDNIVTTAHRTGIRSPLQPVCSITLGTQAVTPLEMTDGYATLASRGVRHWPEPIQEVQSASGKVLMQPNGAPKRVLPQKVADLVTYALEGVIQHGTGTAANIGRPAAGKTGTAENFQDAWFCGYTPQLTTCVWVGYPKGEIPLLNVEGFPDVFGGSIPALIWHDFMQKALAGVTPQDFPTPDLSGYEVNPPHAVVPAPPAPAPAPSPSPTGGGGGGGGGGHGGGRGGGGGGGGEGDHGGGRGGGGHGGTG
- a CDS encoding divalent-cation tolerance protein CutA, with product MDHDESLVQVFTTLATRDDALELARSAVEARAAACVQVVGPIASVYRWEGTVQEDSEFLCLLKAPGSRLEPLLQFVRDHHPYDTPEITAVPSAAVDDRYLAWAVAETSA